One Cardiocondyla obscurior isolate alpha-2009 linkage group LG02, Cobs3.1, whole genome shotgun sequence genomic window, CGTAagcggtaattaaaaaaaaaaatactttatttaatatttttacatttacgcGATGTATAGTACAATTCGAGGATAGAATCACGAAGAATACAAGAACGTGTTTACGCATTGACTTTGAGAACGATGTGGCAGCTTATGCCGGTCGCTCCTTAATCCTTCGACGATCGATACCTCGAACAGATCTGTTAATCTCCTGGACCGCGAGATATCAAACGAAAGGGGAAGACGATCAAGCCTCCATTTCTTCTCGCGTACATTTTTTCTCAATGTCCATATCCGCCGAAATCACCGAAATCGTGGCCGCCGTATCCGCCGCCGTATCCGCCGCCGTATCCGCCGCCGAATCCGCCGAAGTCACCGCCGCCGAAGCCACCCTCTTCGTGGTGACTCTTGACGATCACGGGTACTGGCTCTTTAACGACTACGGGTACCTTGACTGGGTAGGGCACTGGTTTTGCGACTTCGACCGGGACCTTGACTGGTACCTTGACCGGATATGGTACTTTTACGGGCACCTTCACAGGTACCTTGACCGGATAGGGCACTGGCTTCTCCACTGGATAGGTCACGTGCTTCGTGACTTCCACTGGGTAAGGTGCTGGGACGTGGACCGGATACGGACGATCGACGGGCACTTTGACCGGCACCTTCACCGGGTAGGGCACGTGCTTCGTGACCTCCACCGGATAGGGGTGTGGTACTGGCACGTGCTTCGTCACTGTTACCGCCTTGATGTGTTCGGTTGAGATTATTTCGTGGCCGCCTCCGTATCCGCCTCCGTATCCGCCGTCGAAACCACCCCCGAAACCACCCCCGAAACCACCGTGGTCACCCAGGCTCAGCTCCAATCCGCGCTTTGATTTTTCATCCTTCGGCTTAGCGCTAGACTCGGTCTTTTTCGCATCCTCGGCGACGACCGATAACACTAGGCCGCACAGGAGTATCACCTGCCGGAAGCGTGGAAACGAATAAGTCTCACTGATTTAAATTCATCAACGATACATTCGAAAAATATGCTTGTggaattttaagaaattttaagcTATATTGCAGTTTATTTTGatggatttcttttttttcgggaTTAATAACGCTTATGCTTGCAAAACTTGACAAGAAGAACATTTTCTAACGTTCTATCGCATTATAGCGGTAAATTGTtcgagaatataaaaatttctttaaccataatgttttaatttttttttttttttaaacttttatgaAAACAagattgtttttaaataaatttcaaagcTGTAATTACATTGAAAATTTTGGAAATGCGCTCTGTCACATGCTTCGATGATAATttaaagaggaagaaaatattcaaggaaatttttaatg contains:
- the LOC139113216 gene encoding keratinocyte proline-rich protein, with the translated sequence MAVPVCSLPTNMNSTDKLKVILLCGLVLSVVAEDAKKTESSAKPKDEKSKRGLELSLGDHGGFGGGFGGGFDGGYGGGYGGGHEIISTEHIKAVTVTKHVPVPHPYPVEVTKHVPYPVKVPVKVPVDRPYPVHVPAPYPVEVTKHVTYPVEKPVPYPVKVPVKVPVKVPYPVKVPVKVPVEVAKPVPYPVKVPVVVKEPVPVIVKSHHEEGGFGGGDFGGFGGGYGGGYGGGYGGHDFGDFGGYGH